One stretch of Saccharopolyspora erythraea DNA includes these proteins:
- a CDS encoding PH domain-containing protein encodes MAYPDALLGEHEHVVVHKHPHWKMLVLPVLALLVVVGGAAYLAALAAPLSWHLPVWVVLAVVAAIMVVWLTVAPLLRWRTTHFVITTDRLMVREGVFTRSGVDIPLGRISSVRFRHGLLDRLVGCGTLVVESASDDPLEFDDIPAVEKVHTLLHREISQPDQEDA; translated from the coding sequence GTGGCCTACCCTGACGCGCTGCTCGGCGAGCACGAGCACGTGGTCGTGCACAAGCACCCGCACTGGAAGATGCTGGTGCTGCCGGTGCTGGCGCTGCTGGTGGTGGTCGGAGGCGCCGCTTACCTGGCGGCGCTGGCCGCGCCGCTGAGCTGGCACCTGCCGGTCTGGGTCGTGCTCGCGGTCGTCGCGGCGATCATGGTCGTCTGGCTCACCGTCGCGCCGCTGCTGCGGTGGCGCACCACGCACTTCGTGATCACCACCGACCGCCTGATGGTGCGCGAGGGGGTTTTCACCCGCAGCGGAGTGGACATCCCGCTCGGCCGGATCAGCAGCGTCCGGTTCCGGCACGGGCTGCTGGACCGGCTGGTCGGCTGCGGCACGCTCGTCGTGGAGTCGGCCTCCGACGACCCGCTGGAGTTCGACGACATCCCGGCGGTGGAGAAGGTGCACACCCTGCTGCACCGCGAGATCAGCCAGCCCGACCAGGAGGACGCGTGA
- a CDS encoding MaoC family dehydratase translates to MTGIAYEDLTPGQVIDLGKTEIDRDEMVAFADRFDPQPFHLDEEAGRNSVLGGLCASGWYTASLWMRAYVDHVLAGSTSQGSPGGNELAWLAPVYPGDVLHFQLEVTGKRRSRSKPNLGLVEITGTADRGPDRVLRFSFVGLFGTREEG, encoded by the coding sequence ATGACCGGCATCGCATACGAGGATCTGACGCCCGGCCAGGTGATCGACCTGGGCAAGACCGAGATCGACCGGGACGAGATGGTCGCCTTCGCGGACCGGTTCGACCCGCAGCCGTTCCACCTCGACGAGGAGGCCGGGCGCAACTCCGTGCTCGGCGGCCTCTGCGCGTCGGGCTGGTACACCGCCTCGCTGTGGATGCGCGCCTATGTCGACCACGTGCTGGCCGGCTCGACCTCGCAGGGTTCGCCGGGCGGCAACGAACTGGCGTGGCTGGCGCCGGTCTACCCGGGTGACGTGCTGCACTTCCAGCTGGAGGTGACCGGGAAGCGCCGCTCGCGGAGCAAGCCGAACCTGGGGCTGGTCGAGATCACCGGCACCGCCGACCGCGGGCCCGACCGGGTCCTGCGGTTCTCGTTCGTCGGCCTGTTCGGCACTCGCGAGGAGGGCTGA
- a CDS encoding glycohydrolase toxin TNT-related protein (This protein contains a domain related to Tuberculosis Necrotizing Toxin, which is the C-terminal effector domain of outer membrane channel protein CpnT, and which has a lethal NAD+-glycohydrolase activity.), with product MGIELPAELRDAAARAGARWPEGDEDAMRESATAWREAARSLDALARDADASAQGVLAAFEGDAARAARREWDRFVTEDGELPRTAAECVAAADRLDHAAEQIGAAKVRMVRELVALAKSTDAAEQAAAAGHPQALGELDAAVRRAAAGLAQVHETLTRAVDIDSGVTVDSGGALDLASGALSIVDSAVGAGGNVLSGASAAAQDALTPVAQTAESVSGQVEDLAAEAAPVVEGAGGLAGDASAELGRTTAQVGDAVAGSAADVGGAVQAGAEGVAGAVDQAVGAAGQTADGVGQAADGAGQAADGVGQAVGAAGQAADGVGQGPGRWQADAEHTGPIDIAAGSWASGLADAGTGPVPVAGAQPGWAAPGDDPASTTAPHSVHQAWASPPSAPSGAAAPPPPAPGAPAPQGFAPPAGGHFVPPPGGAAPGAPGAQPSRPPVAPPRPPGYAPPQQQPQPQQPPQQQQQPQPQSKPANPGSPAVPVHHGQGGPPPRQGNPGPGQYRGGPGFQGQPGPQGPPAGYQGHGHNAHSGHHGQQPQHPRMRPGGGQLQPPLGAHPEPPPRVPRRNERDPEVLAFVLHQFPIGHMPVAASRASTQVCREEADAAGRFPPQDHPRADLVDDTDALARVRARDARGGADLERADPERAPEELVTTHDPLGELSEIEWERQYVTKQGDHVWPPVDARPEGGVEAGEPVVLPPDEVVDRIGDGEGRVLSAVATAFSQRSQPPAYLERAYRRYRVLRELPVWQSVAAPWFGQPGGGVRYRTTYPVDDLVALGYLVELTAELETAEAQTLRIYRAQAAAEEDVRL from the coding sequence ATGGGGATCGAGCTTCCCGCCGAACTCCGGGACGCCGCCGCCAGGGCCGGGGCGCGCTGGCCGGAGGGCGACGAGGACGCGATGCGCGAGTCCGCCACCGCGTGGCGCGAGGCCGCGCGGTCGCTCGACGCGCTCGCCCGGGACGCCGACGCGTCCGCGCAGGGCGTGCTCGCGGCGTTCGAGGGCGACGCGGCCCGGGCCGCGCGGCGGGAGTGGGACCGCTTCGTGACCGAGGACGGCGAGCTGCCGCGGACGGCGGCCGAGTGCGTCGCCGCCGCGGATCGCCTCGACCACGCCGCCGAGCAGATCGGCGCGGCCAAGGTCCGGATGGTGCGCGAGCTGGTGGCGCTGGCCAAGAGCACCGACGCCGCCGAGCAGGCCGCGGCGGCCGGGCACCCGCAGGCGCTGGGCGAGCTGGACGCGGCGGTCCGGCGGGCGGCGGCGGGACTGGCGCAGGTGCACGAGACCCTGACCCGCGCGGTGGACATCGACAGCGGCGTGACGGTGGATTCCGGCGGCGCTCTCGACTTGGCGTCGGGCGCTTTGTCCATAGTGGATTCCGCGGTCGGTGCTGGGGGGAACGTGCTGAGCGGTGCGTCCGCAGCCGCCCAGGACGCGCTGACGCCGGTCGCGCAGACCGCGGAATCCGTGTCGGGTCAGGTGGAGGACCTGGCTGCGGAGGCCGCGCCGGTCGTCGAGGGCGCAGGCGGTCTCGCGGGAGACGCGTCGGCGGAACTCGGCCGGACGACCGCGCAGGTCGGCGACGCCGTCGCGGGCTCCGCGGCGGACGTGGGAGGTGCGGTCCAGGCCGGAGCGGAGGGCGTCGCGGGGGCCGTGGACCAGGCCGTCGGCGCGGCGGGCCAGACCGCTGACGGAGTGGGCCAGGCCGCTGACGGGGCGGGCCAGGCCGCCGACGGAGTGGGCCAGGCCGTCGGCGCGGCAGGCCAGGCCGCCGACGGAGTGGGGCAGGGGCCCGGCCGCTGGCAGGCCGACGCCGAGCACACCGGTCCGATCGACATCGCCGCCGGCTCCTGGGCCTCCGGCCTCGCCGACGCGGGCACCGGCCCGGTCCCCGTCGCCGGGGCCCAGCCCGGCTGGGCCGCCCCCGGCGACGACCCGGCCTCCACCACCGCCCCGCACTCCGTGCACCAGGCGTGGGCGTCGCCGCCCTCCGCGCCGTCCGGCGCGGCGGCTCCGCCCCCGCCGGCGCCCGGCGCGCCGGCGCCGCAGGGCTTCGCCCCGCCCGCGGGCGGGCACTTCGTGCCGCCGCCGGGCGGTGCCGCGCCCGGCGCGCCGGGCGCGCAGCCGTCGCGACCTCCGGTCGCTCCGCCGCGCCCGCCGGGCTACGCGCCACCGCAGCAACAGCCGCAGCCGCAACAGCCACCGCAGCAACAGCAGCAACCCCAGCCGCAGTCCAAGCCCGCCAACCCGGGAAGCCCGGCCGTGCCGGTCCACCATGGACAGGGCGGTCCGCCCCCGCGCCAGGGGAACCCGGGACCCGGGCAGTACCGGGGCGGTCCCGGTTTCCAGGGGCAGCCAGGGCCGCAGGGCCCACCGGCCGGCTACCAGGGGCACGGTCACAACGCGCACTCCGGCCACCACGGCCAGCAGCCGCAGCACCCGCGGATGCGGCCCGGCGGTGGGCAGCTCCAGCCACCGCTCGGCGCCCATCCGGAACCCCCGCCGCGGGTCCCCCGGCGCAACGAACGCGATCCCGAGGTCCTCGCGTTCGTGCTGCACCAGTTCCCGATCGGCCACATGCCGGTGGCGGCCAGCCGGGCGAGCACCCAGGTGTGCCGGGAGGAAGCCGACGCCGCAGGGCGGTTCCCACCGCAGGACCACCCGCGGGCGGATCTGGTCGACGACACCGACGCGCTCGCGCGGGTTCGCGCCCGCGACGCCCGCGGCGGTGCCGATCTCGAGCGCGCGGATCCGGAGCGGGCGCCGGAGGAGCTGGTCACGACGCACGATCCGCTCGGCGAGCTCAGCGAGATCGAGTGGGAGCGCCAGTACGTCACGAAGCAGGGCGACCACGTGTGGCCGCCGGTCGACGCCCGCCCGGAAGGCGGGGTTGAGGCGGGCGAACCCGTGGTCCTGCCCCCGGACGAGGTGGTCGACCGCATCGGCGACGGCGAAGGCCGGGTGCTCTCCGCGGTGGCGACCGCGTTCTCGCAGCGCTCGCAGCCGCCCGCGTACCTCGAACGCGCCTACCGGCGCTACCGCGTGCTGCGGGAACTGCCGGTGTGGCAGAGCGTCGCCGCGCCGTGGTTCGGCCAGCCGGGCGGTGGTGTCCGCTACCGCACGACCTACCCGGTCGACGATCTGGTGGCGCTGGGGTATTTGGTGGAGCTGACCGCGGAACTGGAGACGGCGGAGGCGCAGACCCTGCGCATCTACCGGGCGCAGGCGGCCGCAGAGGAGGACGTCAGGCTGTGA
- a CDS encoding TetR/AcrR family transcriptional regulator yields MTGEGRTPAGQRVWETAHELFYREGVRSCGVAEIAEHSGVGKPSIYRNFGSKDELAVAYLREKAVPPREILRAAREAFPGDARAQLRHVVGQIAREITAAGHRGCPLANAVVEFPDRTHPVREAAEALKHEYLGLFTELVAPLPVDDPENLAHLIQMLVEGAHITGQIFAPDRSAANLVDATDRLVESYLRR; encoded by the coding sequence ATGACGGGCGAGGGACGGACACCGGCGGGACAGCGCGTGTGGGAAACCGCCCACGAGCTGTTCTACCGCGAAGGCGTGCGGTCGTGCGGTGTCGCCGAGATCGCCGAGCACTCCGGCGTGGGGAAGCCGAGCATCTACCGCAACTTCGGTTCGAAGGACGAACTGGCGGTCGCCTACCTCCGGGAGAAGGCGGTGCCGCCCCGGGAAATCCTGCGGGCGGCGCGAGAGGCGTTCCCCGGCGATGCCCGGGCCCAGCTCCGCCACGTGGTCGGGCAGATCGCCCGCGAGATCACCGCAGCCGGCCATCGCGGGTGCCCGCTGGCCAACGCCGTCGTGGAGTTCCCCGACCGGACGCACCCGGTGCGCGAGGCGGCCGAGGCGCTGAAGCACGAGTACCTCGGCCTGTTCACCGAGCTCGTCGCTCCCCTCCCCGTCGACGATCCGGAGAACCTGGCCCACCTGATCCAGATGCTCGTCGAGGGCGCCCACATCACCGGACAGATCTTCGCCCCCGACCGCTCCGCCGCGAACCTCGTCGACGCCACCGACCGGCTCGTCGAGTCCTACCTGCGCCGCTGA
- a CDS encoding nitroreductase: MTTLTGYADQLIRNRRAVRAFRPDPVPDETLRAVFSLAGAAPSNSNTQPWHVEVVSGSARDRLGEALLDAHARGAVSTDFPYREDLYVGTYARRRREAGAAMYAALGISREDHEARAAYDAESLRFYGAPHVAFLFLPPNAEARMAADLGMYGQTLLLALAAHGIASCPQGLLSFYADTVREALGVSDRKLLFGVSFGYADPSAPVNHITIPRADLAESTRFHS; the protein is encoded by the coding sequence ATGACCACCCTGACCGGCTATGCCGACCAGCTGATCCGCAACCGGCGCGCCGTTCGCGCGTTCCGACCGGACCCGGTTCCCGACGAGACCCTGCGCGCGGTGTTCTCGCTGGCGGGTGCGGCGCCGTCCAACTCCAACACCCAGCCGTGGCACGTCGAGGTCGTCAGCGGCTCCGCCCGCGACCGGCTCGGCGAAGCGCTGCTGGACGCACATGCGCGCGGAGCCGTCTCCACGGACTTCCCCTACCGGGAAGACCTGTACGTCGGGACCTACGCCCGGCGGCGCAGGGAAGCGGGCGCTGCGATGTACGCCGCGCTGGGAATCAGCCGCGAGGACCACGAAGCCCGCGCGGCCTACGACGCCGAAAGCCTGCGCTTCTACGGTGCGCCCCACGTCGCGTTCCTGTTCCTGCCGCCGAACGCCGAAGCGCGCATGGCGGCCGATCTCGGCATGTACGGGCAGACCCTCCTGCTGGCGCTGGCCGCGCACGGCATCGCGAGCTGCCCGCAGGGCCTGCTGAGCTTCTACGCCGACACCGTCCGCGAAGCACTCGGCGTAAGCGACCGCAAGTTGCTGTTCGGGGTTTCCTTCGGCTACGCCGACCCGTCCGCGCCCGTCAACCACATCACCATCCCCCGCGCGGACCTCGCCGAGAGCACGCGGTTCCACTCGTAG
- a CDS encoding adenosylcobinamide amidohydrolase, producing the protein MIGVEHRLRLVESRPVLVWRCDRPWLAISSAVLGGGIGERAWVLNATVGTNYDHPDPGAHVREMAAELGLSGPGTGMLTAVDVRHEVTSADSGVRASVTTGVSHPVWAAADGERVAAESSAWSPGTINAVCWSPVRLGEAALVNAVATVAEAKAQALLEAGVAGTGTVTDATVVLCPADGAAEDYGGPRSRVGSALARAVHAGVAAGLRVENPRLR; encoded by the coding sequence GTGATCGGCGTCGAGCACCGCCTGCGCCTCGTCGAGTCGCGTCCCGTCCTCGTGTGGCGCTGCGACCGCCCATGGCTGGCGATCTCCTCCGCCGTGCTGGGCGGAGGGATCGGTGAGCGGGCGTGGGTGCTCAACGCCACGGTCGGCACCAACTACGACCACCCCGACCCGGGCGCGCACGTGCGCGAGATGGCCGCCGAGCTCGGGCTTTCGGGCCCCGGCACCGGCATGCTCACGGCGGTCGACGTCCGCCACGAGGTCACCTCGGCCGACTCCGGCGTCCGCGCGAGCGTGACGACGGGAGTCAGCCATCCGGTCTGGGCCGCCGCCGACGGCGAGCGCGTCGCCGCCGAGTCGTCGGCGTGGAGCCCGGGCACGATCAACGCGGTCTGCTGGTCGCCGGTGCGGCTCGGCGAGGCGGCGCTGGTCAACGCGGTCGCCACGGTCGCGGAGGCGAAGGCGCAGGCCCTGCTGGAAGCCGGTGTCGCGGGCACCGGCACGGTCACCGACGCGACGGTCGTGCTCTGTCCGGCCGACGGCGCGGCAGAGGACTACGGCGGGCCGAGGTCGCGCGTCGGTTCCGCGCTGGCGCGGGCCGTGCACGCGGGCGTCGCGGCGGGGCTGCGGGTGGAGAACCCCCGGCTGCGGTGA
- a CDS encoding hydroxymethylglutaryl-CoA lyase, whose amino-acid sequence MGTRELGLPMTVTSPEPEGLPASVTIWEVGPRDGLQNESGVVPAEIKIEFLHRLADAGLPVVETTSFVRPEWVPQLADAGEVLDGLRRQEGVRYPVLVPNSRGLDRALESGVGDIAVFASATETFTRRNLNRGLDEQFVMFDPVVRRAVAEGLRVRGYISMAFGDPWEGAVDVDQVVSVGKRLLDMGCDQLSIGDTIGVATPGHVETLLRTFAGAGVGVERLAVHFHDTYGQALANTYAALRVGVSTVDASAGGLGGCPYAKSATGNLATEDLVWMLDGLGIEHGVDLDALVETSVWMAGHLGRPSPSRVVKALAGQ is encoded by the coding sequence ATGGGAACGCGAGAGCTGGGGTTGCCGATGACGGTGACCTCGCCGGAGCCGGAGGGGCTGCCGGCCTCGGTGACCATCTGGGAGGTCGGCCCCCGCGACGGCCTGCAGAACGAGTCCGGCGTGGTCCCCGCCGAGATCAAGATCGAGTTCCTGCACCGGCTGGCCGACGCCGGGCTGCCGGTGGTGGAGACCACCAGCTTCGTGCGGCCGGAATGGGTCCCGCAGCTCGCCGACGCGGGAGAGGTGCTCGACGGTCTGCGGCGCCAGGAGGGCGTGCGCTACCCGGTGCTGGTGCCGAACTCGCGGGGGCTCGACCGCGCGTTGGAGTCGGGGGTGGGCGACATCGCGGTCTTCGCCTCGGCGACCGAGACCTTCACCCGCCGCAACCTCAACCGCGGCCTGGACGAGCAGTTCGTGATGTTCGACCCGGTGGTGCGGCGCGCGGTGGCCGAGGGGCTGCGGGTGCGCGGTTACATCTCGATGGCCTTCGGCGACCCGTGGGAAGGCGCGGTCGACGTCGACCAGGTCGTCTCCGTCGGCAAGCGGCTGCTGGACATGGGCTGCGACCAGCTCTCGATCGGCGACACCATCGGGGTGGCCACGCCGGGGCACGTCGAGACGCTGCTGCGCACCTTCGCCGGTGCGGGCGTCGGCGTCGAGCGGCTGGCGGTGCACTTCCACGACACCTACGGCCAGGCGCTGGCCAACACCTACGCCGCGCTGCGCGTCGGTGTGTCCACTGTGGATGCGTCGGCGGGTGGTCTCGGCGGCTGCCCGTACGCCAAGTCGGCCACCGGCAACCTCGCCACCGAGGACCTGGTGTGGATGCTCGACGGGCTCGGCATCGAGCACGGTGTCGACCTCGATGCTCTGGTGGAGACCAGCGTCTGGATGGCCGGGCACCTCGGCAGGCCCAGCCCGTCGCGGGTCGTCAAGGCCCTGGCAGGGCAGTGA
- a CDS encoding WXG100 family type VII secretion target — MSGFRGDLGRLGERAGEFGEHAAEAQRIADGLRHAVESAGECWGRDEVGASFAATHRERADRAVEEAGGLAGALRDLGSEFAGVAADYRRIDRDQAEELGRITGQG; from the coding sequence ATGAGCGGATTCCGGGGCGACCTGGGGAGATTGGGCGAGCGCGCGGGCGAGTTCGGTGAACACGCCGCGGAAGCGCAGCGGATCGCCGACGGCCTGCGGCACGCTGTGGAGTCGGCGGGCGAGTGCTGGGGCCGCGACGAGGTCGGCGCGAGCTTCGCCGCGACCCACCGCGAGCGGGCGGACCGGGCGGTGGAGGAGGCCGGCGGGCTCGCGGGCGCGCTGCGCGACCTGGGGTCGGAGTTCGCGGGCGTCGCCGCGGACTACCGCCGCATCGACCGCGATCAGGCCGAAGAGCTCGGCCGGATCACCGGACAGGGGTGA
- a CDS encoding glycoside hydrolase family 3 protein gives MPLARIPRARRAVATLVGLAATVLLTAAAVPSADGGRPAYRDPRLPVPDRVDDLMARMSLDDKLGQMVQVERKAAGPQAVADHRIGSVLSGGGSAPEPNTPQAWADMYDSYQRAALSTPLGIPLIYGVDAVHGHNNVHGATIYPHNIGLGATGNPDLVQRIGAATAQEVAATGIDWSFAPCVCVARDDRWGRTYESFGEKPENASAMTGAVTGLQGEVLGATPSSVMATAKHYVGDGGTTGGDDQGNTEIGEQELREIHLPPFREAIARGVGSVMVSYSSWNGEKLHASSYLVNDVLKGELGFSGLVVSDYDAIDKLDGQEDFTPDEVRASVNAGIDMFMMSSRHEKFIDYLRAEVEAGQVPAERIDDANRRILTKKFELGLFERPFAQRDLLPTVGSAEHRELARQAVRESQVLLRNDGVLPLAKDGGKLFVAGKNADDIGNQSGGWTISWQGSSGDITEGTTILEGIRAAASGSEVTYDRHGNGIDGSYRAAIAVVGETPYAEFEGDRPDGLGLDEEDRATIAKLRASGVPVVVVTVSGRPLDIAGEVDGWNALLASWLPGSEGQGVADVLFGDHNPTGKLPTTWMRSFDQLPINDGDGKDPLFPYAYGLSYD, from the coding sequence ATGCCCCTTGCCCGAATCCCCCGCGCCCGCCGGGCGGTCGCCACCCTGGTGGGGCTGGCGGCGACCGTGCTGCTCACCGCCGCCGCCGTGCCGTCCGCCGACGGCGGCCGCCCGGCCTACCGCGACCCGCGGCTACCGGTCCCCGACCGGGTCGACGACCTGATGGCCCGGATGTCGCTGGACGACAAGCTCGGCCAGATGGTGCAGGTCGAGCGCAAGGCCGCCGGACCGCAGGCCGTCGCCGACCACCGCATCGGGTCGGTGCTCAGCGGCGGCGGCTCGGCGCCGGAGCCGAACACGCCGCAGGCGTGGGCGGACATGTACGACTCCTACCAGCGCGCGGCGCTCTCGACCCCGCTCGGCATACCGCTGATCTACGGCGTGGACGCGGTGCACGGCCACAACAACGTGCATGGGGCGACGATCTACCCGCACAACATCGGCCTCGGGGCCACCGGAAACCCGGACCTGGTCCAGCGGATCGGCGCGGCCACCGCGCAGGAGGTCGCCGCCACCGGCATCGACTGGTCGTTCGCGCCGTGCGTGTGCGTGGCCCGCGACGACCGCTGGGGACGCACCTACGAGTCGTTCGGCGAGAAGCCCGAGAACGCCTCGGCGATGACCGGCGCGGTGACGGGGCTGCAGGGCGAGGTGCTGGGCGCCACGCCGAGCTCGGTCATGGCAACCGCCAAGCACTACGTCGGCGACGGCGGCACGACCGGCGGCGACGACCAGGGCAACACCGAGATCGGCGAGCAGGAGCTGCGGGAGATCCACCTGCCTCCGTTCCGGGAGGCCATCGCCCGCGGCGTCGGGTCGGTCATGGTCTCCTACAGCAGCTGGAACGGCGAGAAGCTGCACGCCAGCTCCTACCTGGTCAACGATGTGCTCAAGGGCGAGCTCGGCTTCAGCGGACTGGTGGTCTCCGACTACGACGCCATCGACAAGCTCGACGGCCAGGAGGACTTCACCCCCGACGAGGTGCGGGCGTCGGTCAACGCGGGCATCGACATGTTCATGATGTCCAGCCGCCACGAGAAGTTCATCGACTACCTGCGGGCCGAGGTCGAGGCCGGGCAGGTGCCTGCGGAGCGCATCGACGACGCCAACCGGCGCATCCTGACCAAGAAGTTCGAGCTGGGGCTGTTCGAGCGGCCGTTCGCCCAGCGCGACCTGCTGCCGACCGTCGGCAGCGCCGAGCACCGCGAGCTGGCCAGGCAGGCCGTGCGCGAGTCGCAGGTGCTGCTGCGCAACGACGGCGTGCTGCCGCTGGCCAAGGACGGCGGGAAGCTGTTCGTGGCGGGCAAGAACGCCGACGACATCGGCAACCAGAGCGGCGGCTGGACGATCTCCTGGCAGGGCTCCAGCGGCGACATCACCGAGGGCACCACGATCCTGGAGGGCATCCGGGCGGCGGCGAGCGGCTCGGAGGTCACCTACGACCGCCACGGCAACGGCATCGACGGCAGCTACCGGGCGGCGATCGCGGTGGTCGGCGAGACCCCGTACGCGGAGTTCGAGGGCGACCGTCCCGACGGCCTCGGGCTCGACGAGGAGGACCGCGCCACCATCGCCAAGCTGCGCGCGTCGGGCGTCCCGGTCGTGGTCGTCACGGTGTCGGGCAGGCCGCTGGACATCGCGGGCGAGGTGGACGGCTGGAACGCGCTGCTGGCGTCGTGGCTGCCGGGCTCGGAGGGCCAGGGCGTGGCCGACGTGCTCTTCGGCGACCACAACCCGACGGGCAAGCTGCCGACGACCTGGATGCGCTCCTTCGACCAGCTCCCGATCAACGACGGAGACGGCAAGGACCCCTTGTTCCCATACGCATACGGCCTGAGCTACGACTGA
- a CDS encoding biotin--[acetyl-CoA-carboxylase] ligase, with protein sequence MGEPVMLDGGRLRARLVDAGPYAALDVVTVTGSTNTDLAKAAHEGAADRTVLIAEEQQQGRGRMQRQWISPRGYGLHVSVLLRPEVPVTSMAWLPLIAGVALAETVERTTGVRAALKWPNDLLLGGGDQWHKGAGILAEAIAAPDGMAVVLGMGVNVHHSREELPAGAGGLPATSLAAEGADVDREDFAAGLLEAFAAVDDEWRARSGDVVSTGLLDRYQRWCATIGKRVRVEFGRDDLLGTAESVDREGRLVVRGPGGVSKAVSAGDVVHLRPA encoded by the coding sequence GTGGGTGAACCGGTGATGCTGGACGGCGGACGACTGCGGGCGCGACTGGTCGACGCCGGGCCCTACGCGGCCCTCGACGTCGTGACGGTGACGGGCTCGACCAACACCGACCTGGCCAAGGCGGCGCACGAGGGCGCCGCCGACCGGACCGTGCTGATCGCCGAGGAGCAGCAGCAGGGCCGCGGCCGGATGCAGCGGCAGTGGATCTCCCCGCGCGGCTACGGCCTGCACGTCAGCGTCCTGCTGCGCCCGGAGGTTCCCGTGACGTCGATGGCGTGGCTGCCGCTGATCGCCGGGGTGGCGCTGGCCGAGACCGTCGAGCGCACCACCGGGGTCCGCGCCGCCCTGAAGTGGCCGAACGACCTGCTGCTGGGCGGCGGCGACCAGTGGCACAAGGGCGCCGGGATCCTCGCCGAGGCCATCGCGGCGCCCGACGGCATGGCGGTGGTGCTCGGCATGGGAGTCAACGTCCACCACAGCCGCGAGGAGCTGCCCGCCGGTGCGGGCGGCCTGCCCGCGACCTCGCTGGCGGCCGAGGGCGCCGACGTAGACCGCGAGGACTTCGCGGCCGGCTTGCTCGAGGCGTTCGCCGCCGTCGACGACGAGTGGCGGGCGAGGTCCGGCGACGTGGTATCCACCGGTCTCCTCGATCGCTACCAGCGCTGGTGCGCCACGATCGGCAAGCGGGTGCGGGTGGAGTTCGGGCGCGACGACCTGCTGGGCACCGCCGAGTCGGTCGACCGGGAGGGCCGCCTGGTGGTGCGCGGACCCGGTGGGGTGAGCAAGGCCGTGTCGGCGGGTGACGTCGTTCACCTCCGTCCCGCGTAG
- a CDS encoding YbaB/EbfC family nucleoid-associated protein, producing the protein MPTDHRAEVAELLADYRRSRERLETTRQELAALTETARSEDGSVEVTVGPQGVLRDLHLSDDVHERYHPARLSALIVRLTAEAAGEVVRRAADALAPIVPEGTDPAVLLGPHQPAADEPVEAVDEEPADDEWQPARAERNPS; encoded by the coding sequence GTGCCCACCGATCACCGCGCCGAGGTGGCGGAACTGCTCGCGGACTACCGCAGGAGCCGCGAACGCCTCGAGACGACCCGCCAGGAGCTGGCTGCGCTCACCGAGACCGCCCGCAGCGAGGACGGCAGCGTCGAGGTCACCGTCGGGCCGCAGGGCGTGCTGCGGGACCTGCACCTGTCCGACGACGTCCACGAGCGCTACCACCCCGCCCGGTTGTCGGCCCTGATCGTGCGGCTGACCGCGGAGGCGGCGGGCGAAGTCGTGCGCCGGGCGGCCGACGCGCTCGCGCCGATCGTGCCGGAGGGCACCGACCCGGCCGTCCTGCTCGGGCCGCACCAGCCCGCCGCGGACGAGCCGGTCGAAGCCGTTGACGAGGAGCCGGCCGACGACGAGTGGCAGCCCGCCCGCGCAGAGCGGAACCCGTCATGA